TTGTACAATGTTGGTTAGTATCAATGGCACTGGGGACCTAACCAGCCTGTTGGAGACTTTTAGCTATTGATTTATCTGCTCTTATTTTTATGCATAAGATGACAATGTGTAATTTAGAATGTTCTTACAGGAAAATCATAACATAGGAGTGTCTGGTCTCCTGTTGCCATTTTGCAGTGGGAGGCTTGGCAAATTTGAATTGTTAATTAGGAGCTACAGCTGAACTAAATTTATCATTCCTCTGTCTATCcgaagaaatataaaaatataatttaaaagctaTGTCTAATGGATTATGAAAAAAACCTCCCTACCCTACTTAAATTTGTCTTGACATTGGAAGGTGCACTTGGGTCACTTGGAGCTTGTTATTATCAGTCACTCCTGATTCTCAAAATGGGTATCTAgtgttttttaattctctttttctctttgaacaTGAAAGTGAGCACCACCCTGTCTGTTTGCTCTGTTTGTATTCTAAATAAAGCTTTTAAGTGCCCTAGAATTAGTTTCCACGCCTGTCAAAGAATTTTGCCTCTGGCAGTGTCATAGTTATTACTTCTATGAATAAGTAGCATAAAAGTTGTGATCTTGGCTAAAAAAGCTGTTACAAGTTCCACATAAGATGACCCTGACTGTAGTGGTTCACATTACTTTTGCTGTCTcttctgtgcagctgcagagcagattCCAGAATAACTCAGTTAGTGAATTCTTTGACAAAGATCCTTGTTTGGTTCTAAGAAAATATTGTTAGGTAATAAAACTGAGGTGACACTACTGATGATAATGACTTCTCAATTTGCATCATTATGTGCTTTGTGGTAATCCAGGCAAGACAAATGATCagatttataaatttatatgaCAGAGTTTTAATGGGATtctaaaaatacactttcttttctcataGTTCACTTATAGCCAGTGGTATTGTATTAGCCATAAGGATCTGCAACTTGAAAACAATTTGCTTGAAAACTTAATAGCCTAAATAGTAGGTGTTGTCCACAAAAAATCTTATTGTCATTCAgcacaaagaattaaaaattaaagatatgCTTACCGGTCTCCTTgatgcttcaaaaaaaaaaaaaaaaaaaaaacccaaaaaaaccacaaccccccaaaaacaaacaaacaaacaaaaaaaaaaaaaaaacaacaaaaaaaaccaaaaaaaaacaaaaaaaaacaaaaaaacaaaaaaaaaaaaaaaaaaaccaaaaacccccaaaatagacgaaaaaaaaaccaccaaaaaacccaccaaaaaacagttgcaataaatttaaatatctaCACCTCTGGCTTTCAAACTTAGATTTGCTCTTTTAAAGTCAGTGAGAGAAACTCTGTGTACAGTAGATTTAATGTGTCAGCTAAATGGAAACTTTCAGGTAAACCATTTACTTCCAAAAATGTATATGAAAACCTGACCCTTACTTtcagttataaaaataaaatgtttactTATTAGGCTATATTCCAAAGAATTTTATAAACAAGGCAAGATAAATAACACTTCTTTCTTGAAAGCAAGGATTagatgaaaggaaaagtaatgataaaatatttttattttaatccccTAATGGATCCTTAATGAATTAGTGATGCCGCTGtatgattttaaaatcattagGATTTGATTCTCTCTTAacaccagaaatattttaatgttaaatattttcagtcaatAGTTTGATTATCTATTCAATTATCTCTATGATGGTTCACTGTATTAAGAAGGCTGTAACATGTATCCCACATCTGATTCTCAAAACAGACCCTTAGTTTCTGTGCTTTGTGAGGTATCAGCAAGAGTTTCTTGGAAGCAGCAGTTGTTTGGCAGTTTGCTTCCTTGTGGTTATGACCACAGAGGTACAGGGCAAGAAAGCATTTGGAGGAAGTGGTAATTTTCCATACCAGTTTGCTGAACCATTTAATGAGCAGTTTGTGTATTTTCTATGTATTACTTAAGTAAAGATTCAGCTTCTGTAGCCAGAAGAATTTGGAAAAGTCATGTGAAGATTGTGCTCAATTTTGTGTTgttattttaaactgtattttaagaTTGGAACTCCCACTCATTTcacaatttggtttttttaatatattaaccTAACTCCCACATTCGTCTCAGTAGTTGTTTTATTACCTTTCTTTGGCTGAAGATGCTTGTTGTCTAACACATAACTCCTTTGCTTTCCTGACCTTTTGCAtcttttcagaataatttttttctgaggtagCCTTCAGCAGTTTTCTGGTTTACATTGATTTTTAGGGATGCTTATATTTATTCCTTTAACCCTCTGGGAAAACTGCAGTAGGAGCAGTTTACTTAATATATGTTGTTTTAAAACAACTCCTTATTCACTGATTTCTGGAATACCTATAATTGGCTTGAGCTGTTATTATAATGGGACATTCGAAAGTTCAATTCTTCATTTGCTTTGTCTGGAAATTGTGATTAGAAGTTTTGCTGGAGTTTACTCAGCTGTGAGTTATGCAAACTATTTTAAGTTTAGATggattatttggggtttttttggccaAGTCTGACACTTTCTGTGATTCTCCTGAGTTGCAGGGATGTGTGGCAATGTCAGCAAATATAAGGTATGTGTGCTTGAGATGAAGCTGGCTGGCTGGAAATAAGTgaaaaagtggggggaaaaggcagcacagcagtgggCCTGTGTTTTGTTCTGGATTTGGaggatgtgaaaaataaaaatgcttagTATCTGTTAGCTTATCATGGGCATCAACCATACTTTACTGCATACCTCGATGGCAGTTAGGGGCTCATTCATTTTGGCAGCCTCTGGCTGAGGCAGCCATGAGGTCATTTGTTGAGTTCTCTGCAACTAATTCTGTGAGATTCTTTCCTAGTGTTTCTCACAGACCCTGGAAACTGTATGACAGGTTGTTTATGTTGGTATTGTTTGGTTGTTTTAATTGATTTAATGCAATTGCCTGTCCCTTAAGATGATGGTGGTTCTAAACAAGTATTTTAACACAAGTGTTTATTGAAGTTTCAGTCGAGCTCAGTGGAATTCCCCTTCATCTGTGTGACCTGCTCATCTTGTTCTGGTTAATTTTGCAGCCTAGTGTGTATCATCCTTCTGCTCCAAGGAGGCTGTTCACCTTGTTGAGTTATGGGTTCTCCCCAGGAAAGCTCTGACAGTGGTGGTTCTGtcacagggcagagctgaagAAGCAGCCCCTTATGATCATGCCACAGGAGTGGTGTCTTtacaaaagacattttctcCTGTTACGCAGGAGTGTAGGTTGCTTTCTTTATTATTGCAACTTGTTTCTTCATGTGTTTCCTGACAATAAGGAACCCTTCTAAATTCCCTGGAGTTACTTGATGTAGGAATTCTCAGCTTCTGGGAGGTGTACTGATCTTGGTAGGAATTTCTCTGCACTTGTTCAGCCAGCACCAGGTACCCCAGTACAAAGAAGGTAGAGCAAAAATAATGTTGGGTTGATTCAATGGCATTGTGGAAAGAACATTTCTGGCTAATACTCAACATCTTGTTCTTTTCCTTAGCTTTTGGCACTGTATAaacaagaacattttccttgttGGTTGTATTATACTATGttcattaaatataaaatctaaatATGTACAGATCAGCTTTTTTGACTGACATTGTGTTTCGGCAATAAGACCTAGGGAATTATCTGTTTAAGGCTAGTGCAAAAATTTTATACCTGCTATTGTGCAAATcaggcaaacaaaaataataaaaatcagaaacatACATTCTGCATTCACATTTACTGGGTTTTCTATTCAATTGTGACTTTTGAGGGGAGTCTTATCACAGGAATGGTTGTTATAATCACAGTGTGGTTTTTATAAGCCACAGATTGTTGTTTATCTGGAGGAGAAGGGAGCAAGCTAAAAGGGCTTACTTTAAAGTTGTAAAGTGACtcttctgagtattttttttcagtaacagATCAAGCCTTTGTGACCCTTGCTACTGATGATGTGTACTGTCAAGGTGCTCTTGTTCTTGGACAGTCATTGAGGAATCATAAGACATCCAGAAAATTGGCAGTTCTAATTACTCCAGAGGTTTCCAGTGGGATGAGGTAAGTATGAATGTGCATTTGGAGATTTAAATAGTGAAAGAATAAGCAACAGCTTGAAAGATTTTAATAGGTTTCTGTGGATTTCACAGCATTATGCCTAGAACTTCCCTCTTGGCTAGTGATTTCTAAGAGGAGTTTCAAATAACATCCATTATAAGTTCCTAAGCCTACTAAGAATTCACTTGCAGAAGTAGAGCTTGTGGCTGGAATTTGTCTTATAATTGAGAAGCTGAAAATTTGGAATTAAGCTTTTAGTGTCTTGCACTactcttgtttttcttccagttttttctctcttagaGGAAGATACATAACCAGCTGTGACATCAGAACTCTCCATAAACCTACGGGCTCAATTTCACCACACTAATGTTCTCTAAAATATTGGTGCACAGCTATCATGATAAgaaattagggttttttttgcttttttgtatAAATCACTTTGCAATTTGTGTTGTGATTCTACAGGCACTGCAGAATAGCATTTACAGAAATCTTATTAAGTCTGAACTCGAGCCCTGTTATTTGGAGGGCTGTGACACTTGTTAAAAGGCATGCCATGCCATAGCAACTTAAACTCTTAGTTCTGCTGTGTCTTAGGAAGTGTGCAAGCTCCTGTTTTCTGTGTGCTATGTGAAGGTATTTGCAATGCATCTGGCTCAAGAAgtaaattttcacatttttgctgTGACTGGATGcacaaaaatcttttttttacaGACTTTTGAAGTATAGACATTGTCAGAGCACTGTAACCTTCCTGAGGGAATACTGTATCCATTTGATGCATGGGTGGATACTAAGTCTATAATTCTTTTCATGTCCGTTGAGtgggaagaaaagcatttataatatatattttaaatcaaggataacattaaaaagaaaaaaaaaagcagatcaCTGAAATAAACTTCTAATAATCTGTACTTCATTTAGTTCTTTGCCAGTTAGTTCCTGTTCCTTGAAGATCAATCAGGCAAAAGCTAATGACCCTGATATCTAGACTTCAAACAGCACaggctttctttttctgtgtttgtgagGCATTGAGGACTTAGATTATAATCGTCTAGTGTAAGTAAATAAGCTGTTTTaaagacttctttttcttgcttctaGAAGGAAAACTAGCTACTTTGGTGTTACCTATAGAATTCCCATGAAAtacatgcacagaaaaaaatatgtttagcTTAAAGTCTCATTTGAGATGCTGCATAATACTGAGGAACTATACATGGTGAGCAAGTATATATGCACCTTATACAAGGTGCAGTTTTGAAGCAGTGTTTACTTGGGCACAATAGGTACAAATGAGTGTGCTGGCAGTGCATGTTTCATCCTGTAAAATGCAGAGGGGACACGATATGGTGCTGTTCTTTGGAATCAATTGTGCAGGATGAATGctgctttaatttctgttgGTGTTTCCATAGGAGATAAGTGACTAGAATAAggattgttttttccttcaaacaGCAGCTCTCACTTTTGAGATGTGCTGGCCCCCATAGTGGAGGAGACAATGTTTTATGGCCTAATAGCTGCCTCTTCAGTAGGCTGTTTCCAAAGGCTTTTCTCTTCTGACTTCTTACTCTAAGCACTCAATCTAGCTTTGGTTATTGTCATAATTAATGTCATGCTGTGTGTCACTGTTTTCATGCCTGAAGTGAACTCTGATGAATTTGTCTAAATCCCCTTCCTTGTCTCCACTGCTCTCTCTGGTAGGTCAGTCCTCAGCAGTGTATTTGATGACGTGATCGAGGTGGATGTGCTTGACAGTGCTGACTCAGTCCATTTGGCTCTGATGCAGAGGCCAGAACTGGGTGTAACCTTCACTAAGCTTCATTGTTGGACACTTACTCATTACAGCAAATGTGTCTTCATGGATGCAGACACTTTGGTGAGTGGAGAGGGAGCCATGGAAACATTTGTGTCCGTCTCTGATTGTGGGATGCTTCCTTGCCAGGCAGCCTTCAGGCCTGTGAAGTGACCAGATTTGCTGGCAGTCACAAGGTCGCAGGAGCTCCATCCCGGCACGTTTTAGCTATTTCTCACAGTTGTGCTGgctgcataaaaataaattcagtttggAGAGTAGCCTCAGGACTGTCCTCAAAAGAGATCACAAACTCTATGTACTGGGTCTTCTGACAGAAGTTTAAAATAGATCTCTCTCAAATACTTTTGTTTGGAATTATTCTGTCAGAAAGGGAGGAtggttttaaaatagaaaaaaaaaaaaaaagaagttccaaatattaattaatttttttttttagtttttagaTGTATAGAGATAAAAATGGTCATAATTTTGGTGAGGACAATCATGTCAGCCTTCCCTTGTGCTTTCATGGCTCACTCTGAAAGACTGgcatgcattttaatttaatagGATTGTATTTGAATTAGAAAGCAAATTAAGTTCTTGAGGAGGAATGCTTATGATTTCTTGCTTTACATTAATGTTAAAGGAGGAAGgcaaatttttgtctttttaaaaaattaaattaagtaattttacttgtaaaagattttcttctgtttttcacagtGGCTGTGAAAGGTGGGGGTCCTGACTTTCACTGACTGCACAGCTGTCTTTCCACAAACTTTATCTCTTCCTTAACCTGATTGATTTTCCCACTTCCTTGTGaagcttaaaagaaaacagaaaagcaaatctCTGAACTTAAGTTACATCAGAAAACTGGCAGCAAGAGACAGATCTTCTACTACCTTTATTCAGTCTGTTGCTTACTAAAATGATTTAGATTCCCAATTTTCATTCAGTTCTGTTGTAGTTATCAAAAATAATGGACTATGGAAAGGTGAGTTAAGAAATAAGGAAATTGTGTGTTTTCATGGTATAATATTTAAAGGGACCTTGGATGGTCTCCAAGCTtcatgaaataatttcacaggCTTTGCATTTTAACAGAGAAATCATGGAGAATTACAATTAATGTTGCCTTATTATATCAAAAATAGAGGTTCTGACCTCTAGCATATTTTACAATGGCACTGCTTTTATGCTCTGCAAGCCATGTACTAGGCCAAACTATCAATTTACTCCATTGGTACTAATTTGACAATGTTTGCTCtagacaaacatttttttcatcttttcctacTTTCTCTAAGGTACTTTGCAATGTTGATGAGTTGTTTGATCGAGAAGAgttttctgcagctcctgattCTGGCTGGCCTGACTGCTTCAATAGTGGTGTCTTTGTGTTCCAGCCCTCCCTGAAGACTTACAACCTGCTGCTCCAGTTTGCTGCTGAACATGGCAGCTTTGATGGTAAGGAGCAAGAAGGCGTAAGGAATGAAGTGCAAGACAGTTTCCATGCTTCCTCTATTCAGGCAGAATAGAGGAAGGCAGGAGTTCTCTGGGCTCTCTGTAAGAATTTAAGGTGCAGAACTTTGCCTCTTAGACTGTATTTAAGACCTGTTGACTCACTCTGGACTGTGCTTCCCAGAAAATGGCACTGAAGAGACATTGTGTCTGAGTCTTGCCCAGTTAGTTTTAGTTTTGCTGTCTGGCTTAGGAGACAGAAATACATCTGATCTTCAGTCTTCTGCTCTGAAGGAGACCAGACACTATTCCTTCCTTCTTATATTATAATAGGACTTCATTTACACTGAGCTTGCATCGGAGTGAATCAGGTATTCACTTGTACCTGCTCATATGGCCATGTTTTCAAGTCCAAGTTGGAGTCCCACGAACACACCAATCTTAGTCCCCAGTCTCACTCCTATCCAAATTTTGATACAAATTTGAGTGTACATATGTTATGGTAATACTGTTTTATGTATTCTTTAGGAGGTGATCAAGGCTTGTTGAACAGCTTCTTCAGCAACTGGGCAACAGCAGATATTGGCAAACACTTGCCTTTCCTCTACaacctgagcagcagctctgtatACACCTATGTTCCTGCTTTCAATCAGTAAGTAACTGTTAAGCTCTGTAGTTTGTTAAAGAACATCCTTTTGTAAGAGAGATTAATAATGGCATATTGTGTTAATTATAAATTACAGTATCACAAATGATCTTATATAGAAACCATGCAATAGAAGCTTAAATTTGATGTGAATGTCTGGACATAGGGAGAGTCCCAGAGTTGGCTACACTGTCTTTTATGCTCTTCCAAAGAAGCTTCTTTCATTTTGACAAAATATAATTACTTTGGCATTAGTTTACTAGTTTACAAGTTTACTTTTAAGCTTGTTCCTTTGTTCTCAAGTAATTTATTAGAGAAACAATTGGCATTGCTTAAACTTTTTGAGCCAGTCCTTAGGTCCTTCTATGAAATGAAATTTGTGCTACTAATTATATGATTCCAGACAGCACAGTTGAGAATGTTATCTGATAAAGGGCAAGTTGGATTTAGGGTGTTGTGAATTTCTGTTCCAGTTGCACAATACACTCTTACTGGAAGATGAACTTAGGCCAGTGTATTAGTATttattagtaatttttaatatgGGATCAGTAATACCCAATTTTGGTGattaaatatttgaagtgaTATGTATTTGTTTGTGAATAGAGCATGAAGGAGGACTGGAAATAGTACTGCATGAGCCTGTCAGTTTCCTTCATGAACTTTTCTACTAGAATTAGCAGCTGGAAGCAAATGGCAATataactttttgttttctgtatgttAAACAAGATGAATTAAACCAGGAAGatagaaacaaaatattacTACATATAATCTCAAATGTGTTACTGTTGCAAAATGTTAAATTACCTCACCTGTAAGCATGTTTATTCTAGAACTTTATATAAGctaaaaattttttttgcatagacCTTTTTATTTGATCTCTACAGTTTTGGTAGAGATGCCAAAGTTGTTCACTTCTTGGGAGCAACAAAACCCTGGAACTACAAATACAACCTTCAAACAAAGAGAGTTATGCAGGATGGAACCACCTCTGGATCTTTTCATCAACTGTCATTTCTTGCCCTCTGGTGGAATATATACAGTGCCAGTATATTGCCTTTGTTGGAAAAACTTCAAAAGATGGAAGAATCAGAATCTGAGGAATGCAAGGTAACTGAGAAGGAGTTAGAATTATGTTggaatcaaaaccaaaaattctaaaaattggtaaaggaagaaattatatgATGTGGTGGGCTGACTCTGGCTGGATTCCAagtgcccaccaaagccactctatCACTCTCCTTCTAAGATGGACGggggagagaaaatgtaagGAAAGGCTCATGGGTTGGGATAAGGATAGGGAGATATCTCTCACCAGGTACCATCAAGGGTGAAACAGGTTGAACTTCAGGAAATTAATCAAATCTACCAATTTAAATCAGACTAGATAAAATTTACCAATTAACAATCAAATCAGAATAGAGTAACAAGAAATAACCCCAAATTTGGAACACCGACCTTAATCCCTCACTTCTTCCTGGGTTCAACTCTGTTTTCTCTgactccccccacccccaccgATGGCACATGGGGATGGGGAATAAGGACTGTGGTCAGTTCATTACAtgttgtctctgctgctccttcctcctcctcagagctTGAATTCCTCAcactctttccctgctccagtccctcccatgggagacagtcctTCATGGACTTTCCCAACATGAGTCCTTCCCATGAACTGTGGGATGCAGTCCCTCAGGGATTGCCTGTCCAGTGTGGGTCCCCTATGGAGTCACAAGTCCTggcagcaaacctgctccactGCAGGATCCTTTCTTCATAGGCCCAGTGGTCCTGCCAGAAGCCTGCTCCCCCGTGGGCtttccatggggtcacagcctccttcacACAACCTGCTGTGGTGTGGGGTCCACCGTGGGGTGCAGGTGGATCTATACTCCaccatggacctccatgggctaCAGAAGGACATCCTGATGCACCGTGGGATGCAGGGCtagctctgctctggcacctggagcgCCTCTTCCCCTTTGTTCTTTGGTGACCCTAGTGCATGCAGGGTTGTTACTCACACAtcttctcactcctctctctgtCCAGTTGCAAGGAaactccttcctccttcttttaaGAAGGAGGGTTTTCCTCCTTCTTAAATTTCATTATCTCAAAGACACTACCACCATCACTGATGAGCTTGGCCTTGGCCAGTGACAGGTCCATTTAGtagccagctggcattggctccACTGGGTTTGGGGGAAGCTTCTAGGAGCTTCTCACAGAATCTACTCCTGGAATCACCCTGCTACTAAAACCTTGCCATGCAATTCCAATATGTATGGGAAAACTTAGTATCTGTTGGGTGGTAGTAGAAGTGTCCAAAGTAGCCATTTAGGAAGGATTTCTTGCACTAACTGCTTTCCCAAGATATCCTGCAGCCATCTTCTTTATTGATAAAGTTTTTATGGTAATGTATGTGCATACAGAATATGATACAAATTAGCCAGAGAAGGGATAATCTGGCCCATGAAACAAAcagacttttgtttttcttgtagcTAAATTGATATAGACCATCTAACTAGGTCTTGAACTGTAATAAAATTTACCTTTTCAGAACTACATTATAACTTGTTGTATGAGATCATAAGAAATAAATCAGGtttcaaaagcagcattaaTTGCATTTAAGATGTTATGTACAGTACTCCTATGTCATCAAACATTTATTGAtctctatgctttttttttcccaaaggaaatgCAGCAGTGTGCTTTTCacaaatagaataaaaaaatctgtttataaaTAGATAATTTCTTAGAGACCAGTAGCATAAATAAATGTGTAGAAgtacaatttttaattttgtatccAGACTTGACAAATTAGATCCCATTTATGCATATGCAAATATTGTCTTAATGTCTtgtaatattaaattattaacaTAATTGAACTAATTGCATAGTCCTCTTAAGATCAGTTGAATGTTTACCATCAAAGCCCCAGAGAATAATTTGGCTTGTTAACCTCATGACAAAttggaaagcagaggaaggaataGGTAGTTTTTGATCTTATactttaatttgctttaatttttaaggcattgtgtattaaagaaatatttcagctatGGTAATTGAAGGTGGAAATACCTGTTAGATTTACCTCATAATGCTGATGTACTTACGAgtgcaaaaaagcaaaaactta
This sequence is a window from Vidua chalybeata isolate OUT-0048 chromosome 2, bVidCha1 merged haplotype, whole genome shotgun sequence. Protein-coding genes within it:
- the GYG2 gene encoding glycogenin-2 isoform X1, which gives rise to MSVTDQAFVTLATDDVYCQGALVLGQSLRNHKTSRKLAVLITPEVSSGMRSVLSSVFDDVIEVDVLDSADSVHLALMQRPELGVTFTKLHCWTLTHYSKCVFMDADTLVLCNVDELFDREEFSAAPDSGWPDCFNSGVFVFQPSLKTYNLLLQFAAEHGSFDGGDQGLLNSFFSNWATADIGKHLPFLYNLSSSSVYTYVPAFNHFGRDAKVVHFLGATKPWNYKYNLQTKRVMQDGTTSGSFHQLSFLALWWNIYSASILPLLEKLQKMEESESEECKHAFNGVEVTLKKVSPYMASSLQKPELPEQTNEVNPTACSPEELAFKAQPVYEVEPRDSNVHPSEPDRPSEQPVFQPAFQETSEMNEVAHIVSELSIHFKPARPTPEDERRKWEEGRMDYMGKDAFEHIKKKLDAFLH
- the GYG2 gene encoding glycogenin-2 isoform X2: MPRWNHPTHALRPFCMLCHLHHHRVTDQAFVTLATDDVYCQGALVLGQSLRNHKTSRKLAVLITPEVSSGMRSVLSSVFDDVIEVDVLDSADSVHLALMQRPELGVTFTKLHCWTLTHYSKCVFMDADTLVLCNVDELFDREEFSAAPDSGWPDCFNSGVFVFQPSLKTYNLLLQFAAEHGSFDGGDQGLLNSFFSNWATADIGKHLPFLYNLSSSSVYTYVPAFNHFGRDAKVVHFLGATKPWNYKYNLQTKRVMQDGTTSGSFHQLSFLALWWNIYSASILPLLEKLQKMEESESEECKHAFNGVEVTLKKVSPYMASSLQKPELPEQTNEVNPTACSPEELAFKAQPVYEVEPRDSNVHPSEPDRPSEQPVFQPAFQETSEMNEVAHIVSELSIHFKPARPTPEDERRKWEEGRMDYMGKDAFEHIKKKLDAFLH